Below is a genomic region from Microbacterium esteraromaticum.
TTACATTCCGTGACCCTGTGTTGCGGGTGATGACGGGGCGGGTGGCCGGGCATCCGGATGCCCGATTACCGTCGCCGCATGACTCTTCTCAGCGACCGGTTCACCGCCGTTCCCGACGTCACCGCCGATGAGCGGGCGGAGCGCCTGACCGATGCAGGCGAGGTGTGGAACGAGCGCATCGCCCGCGACGTCACCAACGCCGCTCTCACCTACCGGGTCACCGGACGAGGGGTCGGCTCGGTCGGCACCGAGATCCAGTCGGGGCGGCACCGCTTCCTCGTCGACGAGCCCGCGGGTCTGGCCGGCGACGACACCGCGCCGAGCCCGGTGGAGTACGCGCTGGGCGCCCTCGTCTCGTGTCAGGTGGTCGTCTTCCGCCTCTACGCGCAGGCTCTGGGCCTGACGATCGACGAGATCGAGATCTCCGCCGAGGGCGACCTCGATGTGCGCAAGCTCTTCGGCATCGACGAGTCGGGTCGCGCAGGATTCCACGACGTGCGCGTGCGAGTGGAGATCACCGGGCCGAACACGGCCGAGGAGTACGACCGGCTGCGTGCCGTCGTCGACGAGCACTGCCCCGTGCTCGATCTGTTCGCGAACCCCGTGCCGGTGTCGGGCGCCCTCGTCTGACGGCATCCGTCGCCCGCCGACTCATCAGACGCAGGCTATTCGTCCGACGCAGGATCGGCATCCGCTTTCCGCTCCTGCGCTCGCGTGTTCTCCTGCACCGGATGATGCGGCGGACGCGCCCGACTCGCCACGCGACGCCGCCACTAGAGTGAGCCACATGCGCTCAGCGTCGAATCCGCTCACTCGGGACAGATCACCCGCTACGCGATCGGGTCGCTCGGCACCGGCGGGTTCGCCACGCTGCCCGGCCTGGTGCTCGTCTACTATCTGACCGACTCTCTGGGCGTGACCGCGCTCGCCGCGGGAGCGATCGTCACCGGAGCGAAGGTCTGGGACGTGCTCATCGACCCGGTGATCGGCGGGCTCAGCGACGCGGCGCTCGCCCGCACCGGCTCGCGCCGCGGGCTCATGCTCATCGGCTCGATCGGCCTGCCGATCGCTTTCGCGCTGACGTTCGCCGTGCCGGCGGGGATGGGGCCCGCAGCCTCCGGTGCCTGGGTGCTGATCGCGTTCATGCTCGCAGCGACATGCTTCAGCCTCTTCCAGGTGCCGTACATCGCCCTGCCCGCCGAACTGACCGACGACTACCGCGAGCGCACCCGCCTGCTCACCTGGCGCGTGGTGGTGCTCACGGTCGCGATCCTGCTCTTCGGAGCCGGCGGGCCGGAGATCCGCGGCATGTTCCCCGACGACCCGCGGCTCGGATACCTCGTGATGGCGGTCGTCGCCGCAGTGCTGCTCGGACTCGGACTCGTGATCGCGTCGACCGTCGCGCAGAGCCGCCCTCCGCTGCCCGTCCGCCCCGGCGCCTCGATCGCGATGCACTACCGCGACGGCATCACGGTGCTCCGCGAGAGTCAGCCGTTCCGCGTGCTGCTCGGTACCTTCATGCTCCAGGGGCTCGCCACCGGCCTCATGCTCGCCGCCGCGCAGTTCGTGGCGCGGTGGGTGCTGGGCGATGAGGGCGCGGTGACGCCGCTGTTCGTCGCGCTGATCGCACCGGCCCTGCTGATGGCACCGGTGTGGAAGGCGGTCGCCGACCGCGTCGGCAAGGAGCGCGGCTTCCGGCTCGCGAGCGCGGTCTTCCTCGTCGCGACCGTCGTGCTCGGCCTGATGGTGTGGATACCAGGGTGGTGGATCCTCGCGCCCGTCTCGCTCGCGGGCGCGGCGTACGCCGGCATGCAGACCCTGCCGATGGCGATGCTGCCCGACGTGATCGCGCACGACCGCACCGCAGGAGGCGGCGACGGCAGGTCGGGAGTGTTCAGCGGGGTCTGGACGGCGGGCGAGACCACGGGGATGGCGCTCGGCGCGACCGTGCTGTCTGTCGTGCTCGCCCTGACCGGATACATCGAGACCACCGCCGCGGTCGAGGTAGCACAGCCGGATGCCGCGGTCGCGGGCATCGCGGTGGCCTTCAGCCTGCTTCCGGCCGCGCTCATGCTGCTCAGCATGGTCGTGCTCGCACGCTATCGGCTGCGTGAGCAGGACATCGTCGGGACGTCTGCATGAGCGACATCCTCGAGCGGCTGCGCCGGATGCGGGAGGGCGATGCGCCCACCCACGGCGGTCGCGTGCTGTCTTACGTGTACGACTCGGGTCTGGATGAGATCGACGACCTGGCCGATGCCGCCGCGCGCCTCGCGCGCCCGCTGAACGGCCTCGATCCGACGGTCTTCCCGTCGATCGCGGCCATGGAGCGCGACGTGATCGGCTTCACCAGGCGGATGCTGCACGGCGGCCGCAGCGTGGTCGGCACCGTCACGAGCGGGGGGACCGAGAGCTGCCTGCTCGCGGTGAAGACCGCGCGGGATCTGTGGCGCTCGTCGCATCCTGAGCACGCCTCTCGCCGCCCGCGCCTCGTGGCCCCCGCCACTGCGCACGCCGCATTCATCAAGGCGGCGCAGCTCTTCGACCTGGACTTCGACCCTGTGCCCTGCTCGCCCGACGGCGTCGTCTCGGCGTCGGACGTGATCGAGCGCCTCGGAGAGGACGTCGCACTCGTCGTGGTCTCCGCTCCCTCCTATCCCACCGGGGCGCTCGACCCGATCGCGGAGGTCGCGGCCGCGGCATCCGCTCGCGGGATCTCCTGCCACGTCGACTCGTGCTTCGGGGGATTCGTGCTGCCGTGGTGGCCCGACCTGCCCTCCTGGGACTTCCGCGTCCGCGGCGTGACGAGCATCTCCGCCGACCTGCACAAGTTCGGCTACGCGCCGAAGGGGGTGTCGGTACTGCTGCAGCGGGGCAGGCGGCGACACCGCGCGCAGTTCTTCGCCACGACCGGGTGGGCGGGCTACCCCGTCGTGAACCCGACTCTGCTCGGCTCGCGCTCGGCGTCGCCCCTCGCCGCTGCGTGGGCGATCACGCAGCATCTCGGCTCCGACGGCTACGCGCGGCTGACCGGGTCGATCCACCGGGTGGCCTCCGCTGTCGCGGCTGCGGTGGAGGGCATTCCAGGGCTGAGGGTCATCGGCGATCCGACCGGCCCCGCGATCGCGCTGGGCGCCGACCCGAGCGTGCCCGAGGAGAAGCGCGTCGATCCGCATCGACTGGCCGACGCGCTGGTGGCGCATGGCTGGAAGATCCAGCCGCAGCCGGGCCTCGTGCAGAGCGACGGGGTGCGCATCTCGCACAGCGCGCATCTCACCCTGACGCCGGTGCTCGAGCAGCGGGTGGGCGAGTTCATCGGCGCGCTGGCGGCATCTGCCGACGAGGTGCGCGGTCAGGGGCAGGCGGATCCGCGGATGCTGCTCGCCGCTCTGCGCGCGCTCGGCTACGGCGAAGGCGGTCGCGTGCCCGGACCGGCCGCCGCGTGGCGGCTGCTTCGGCTCGCCGGTGCGGGATCGGTGTCGGCCGATCAGCCGATGTCGATGCTCATGGCGCTGATCGAGCAGCTGCCGAGGCCGGTGGCGGAGGCGCTCCTGACCGAACTGCTCGCTCGGATGTCGGAGCCCTGACCCTGCTGTTCACGCGCGACTCGCGGGACTGATAGCCTGGTCGGCTCGCTGCTCGACAGGGCGGGCGGAAGGAGCCCGCTGTGGGCCACATCGATGTCAGCGCGATCGCGCTGACGCTGCCTGACGGACGGCCGCTGCTCGACGAGGTGACATTCCGCGTCAGCGCCGGTTCGACCAGCGCCCTGATCGGCCCGAACGGCGCCGGCAAGTCCACGATGCTGCGGATCATCCGCGGTGAGCTCGGGGCCGATTCGGGCGTCGTCACGATCGACGGATCGCTCGGGGTGATGGATCAGTTCGTCGGTCACGGCGATTCGGGAACGACGGTGCACGATCTGCTCGTCCGGGTCGCGCCCGCCCGCATCCGCACGGCGGCCGTGGCGCTCGAAGAGGCTGAGAACGCGCTCATCGACGACGACACGGAGCGGACGCAGATGCGCTACGCCGCCGCGATCGCCGACTACGCGGACGCGGGCGGCTACGAGCACGAGACGGTCTGGGACCAGTGCACGGTCGCGGCGCTCGGCATCCCGTTCGAGCGGGCGCGGTTCCGCGACCTGGACACCCTCTCGGGCGGCGAGCAGAAGAGGCTGGCCCTGGAGGTGCTGCTGCGCGGACCGGATGACGTGCTGCTTCTCGACGAGCCCGACAACTACCTCGATGTCCCCGGCAAGCGGTGGCTCGAGCAGCGCCTTCGGGAGACATCGAAGACGGTGCTGCTGGTGTCGCACGACCGCGAGCTGCTCGCCAGGGCGGCCGATCGCATCGTGACGCTGGAGGTCGGCGGAGCGGGAGCCACGGCGTGGGTGCACGGCGGCGGCTTCGGCACGTATCACCGGGCCAGGGACGAGCGCATGGAGCGGCTCGACGAGCTGCGCCGGCGGTGGGACGAGCAGCACGACAAACTCAGGAAGCTCGTCGCGACCCTTAAGGTCAAGGCGACCGCGAACGACGGGTTCGCCTCGCGATATCGGGCGGCGCAGACGCGGCTGAAGTGGTTCGAGGACGCCGGACCGCCGGAGGAGCGTCCGCCCGCGCAGGACTTCGACATGCGACTGCGCGGGGCGCGCACAGGCAAGCGCGCGATCGTGTGCTCTGCGCTGGAGCTCACCGGGCTGATGAAGCCGTTCGACGCCGAGATCTGGTTCGGCGACCGCGTCGCCGTGCTCGGCTCGAACGGCTCGGGGAAGTCGCACTTCCTGCGGCTGCTCGCCGGTGGCGGCAGCGATCCGGACCCGACGCTCGGACATCTGACCGACGCCGCGCAGGCACTCGACCCTGTCGAGCACACCGGCTCTGCGACGCTCGGCGCCAGGGTGGTTCCTGGTCTGTTCGCGCAGACGCACGCGCATCCGGAGTTCATCGGGCGCACCCTGCTCGACATCCTGCATCGCGGCGACGATCGTCGCGCGGGGATGCCGAGGGATGCCGCGAGCTCGGCGCTGGATCGCTACGGGCTGGTGCGGCAGGCGCAGCAGGCGTTCGACCAGCTCTCGGGCGGCCAGCAGGCCCGGTTCCAGGTGCTGCTGCTCGAACTGAGCGGAGCGACGCTGCTGCTGCTCGACGAGCCGACCGACAACCTCGACCTCGAATCCGCCGAGGCGCTCGAACAGGCGATCGCCCGCTTCGAGGGCACGGTCGTCGCGGTGACCCACGACCGCTGGTTCGCGCGCTCCTTCGATCGATTCCTCGTGTTCGGGCAGGACGGAGAGGTGTACGAGTCCGAGACGCCCGTGTGGGACGAGCGGCGCGTGGCGCGCGCTCGCTGAGCGGGCCGGCCGTCGCCGGGAACAGGACGGTTGTCGAGAGCAGGACGGATGCCAGGAATGCGGCCTGTTCTGGCGAACCGTCCTGTTCTCAGCTCGTCCAACCGCCTCGATCAACGCCGGCGCGCAAGGTGCAGTCCCTGTGCGACGGCGTTGACGATGGTCTGCTGCACGTACGCGGCATCGAACATGACCTGCTGGTAGTCGAAGCGCAGCACCGTGTACCCGAGCAGGGCGAGCCGGGCATCCTGACGCAGATCGCGGCGGCGATCCTTCGCGGAGCCGTGGAACTCGAATCCGTCGAGCTGCACCACGAGACGCTCGCCGATCAGGGCATCCACCGGATGCCCGTCGATCACCACCTGCTGCCTAACGGGTACGCCGCAGCTGCGGCAGATACGCAGGAAGGCCGTCTCGACGCCGGAGTCCGACAGCGCCCCGACCATCTCGAGCACGGCACCCGCCGCGGTGCTGTGCCACGCGGTGCGACGCAGCTGCGGGAGCGTGACGAGCGTCTTGCGCAACGCCGATTCCCAGATCGCCGTCGCCTCTGCGGGTTCGAGACAGCGTGCGACGTGATAGAGCACGTTCAGGATCGGGTCGTCGACGGCGAACCGGGCGACCGGTGCGGGCCCGGACGCCCAGTGCATGACCCGGGTGGGCGCACTGACTCGCGACGACGTCGAGGGCACCGCGAGGTGGATCTTCGGATCGACGACCGACCACAGGTGCAGCTGCGATGCCGCGGTGACGCAGGTCACGCGGCCGCTCACCTCAGCAGCCGCACGTCGTGCAGGCGAGCATTCGGCCGAGACCAGCCAGGAACGTCGGATCCGCTCGAGCTGTCCGGCATCCACGGCGCGGCGGATCTCATGTTGCGTGTAACCGGCCGTGCGCAGGTCGCTGCTGTGCGCGATGCCGTTGCGCTGCTGCATCCACTTCATGATCGGAGCCCTCATCCTTCGACGATGGCGACCTCGGGTGCCGGTCGGAGCGCCGATACCCACGATCAGGGGATAAGTCGCCGTTGGGCGTGGATGTGCGGGAAGAGTGGCAGTCACCGAGAACCGGACGGTTGTCGACGACAGGACGGATGCCAGGAATCCGACCTGTTCTGGAGAACCATCCTGTTCCGGGCGACGAAGTACGGGGCCCAGACGCCAGAACCGGGCCTTCGCAGCACCACGGGTAGGCTGGAAGGGTGAGCATGGACATCGAGATCGGCCGAGGCAAGCGCGCGCGCCGCGCGTACACGTTCGACGACATCGCGGTGGTCCCATCGCGACGCACCCGCAACCCCTCCGACGTCTCGACGACCTGGACGATCGACGCGTTCCAGTTCGACATCCCCGTGCTCGGCGCGCCCATGGACTCGGTCGTCAGCCCGGCGACCGCCATCGAGCTGGGCAGGCTCGGCGGCCTCGGAGTGCTCGACCTCGAGGGCCTGTGGACCCGCTACGACGACCCGCAGCCGCTGCTGGACGAGATCGCCGCGCTGCCCGCCGACGGCGCCACCGTGCGCATGCAGCAGCTGTACTCCGAGCCGATCAAGCCTGAGCTGGTCAAGCAGCGCCTGGCAGAGATCCGCGAGGCGGGCGTGACGGTCGCGGGCTCGCTGACCCCGCAGCGCACTCAGGAGCTGTACGAGACCGTCGTCGCCGCCGGCGTCGACCTGTTCGTCATCCGCGGCACCACCGTCTCGGCCGAGCACGTGTCGAGCGCCCTCGAGCCCCTGAACCTCAAGAAGTTCATCTACGACCTCGACGTTCCCGTCATCGTCGGAGGCGCCTCCACATACACCGCCGCCCTGCATCTCATGCGCACAGGAGCCGCTGGCGTGCTGGTCGGCTTCGGCGGGGGAGCGGCATCGACCACCCGCGTGACCCTCGGCATCCACGCCCCGATGGCGACCGCCGTGTCCGACGTCGCGGCCGCCCGCCGCGACTACCTCGACGAGTCGGGCGGACGCTACGTGCACGTCATCGCCGACGGTGGCGTCGGCACGTCGGGCGACATGGTCAAGGCTCTCGCGATGGGGGCGGATGCCGTGATGCTGGGCGTCGCGCTGTCGCGCGCGACCGGCGCACCGGGCCAGGGCTACCACTGGGGCGCCGAGGCGCACCACCCCGAGCTGCCCCGCGGTCGCCGCGTCGAGGTCGACCGCGTGGCGGACCTCGAGCAGATCCTGTTCGGACCGGCCCCCGTCGCCGACGGCACGGCCAACCTCATCGGCGCACTGCGCAAGTCGATGGCGACCACCGGGTACTCCGACCTCAAGGAGTTCCAGCGGGTCGAGGTCGTGCTCGCGCCCTACGAGCTGGGATGACGCAGTCGCAGCCGGCCGCGCCGCTGGAGTTCCCGCCGACGCTGCGCGAGGTGATGCTGCGGGGGCGCTGGATCGGCGTGCTCGTGCTGTGCCTCGTGGTCGCCGGCGTGTTCGCCTGGCTCGGCCAGTGGCAGCTCTCGCGCGCGATCGACACCGACCCGCCGCCTCCCGGCGCGACCGAGCAGGTGCGACCGCTCGCCGATGTGATCGAGCCGGGGCAGTATCTGCCCGAGCCGCTCGGCGGCCAGAAGGTCACCACGAGCGGCGAGTGGGTCGCCGAGGACTTCATCGTGATCTCGTCGCGGTTCAACAGGGACGAAGAGGGGTACTGGGTCACCGGTCAGCTCCGGGTGGCCGAGCGCACGTCGATCGCCGTCGCGCTCGGCTGGGCGCCGACCCGCGAGAAGGCGGATGCCGCCGCAGAGGCCCTCGCCCGCGCCGAGGGCGCGCCCGTCTCGCTCACCGGCCGGATCATCGACGATGAGGGTGTCGAGGTGCCGCCGGCCGACGACATCCATGCGCTGACGCGGATGTCTCCTGCAGCGCTGCTCGGGCAGTGGCACGACGTCGAGCAGCTCGACATGTACCGCCCGTACCTGGCGTCCCTCACGGCCCCGGCCGGCCTCGTCGACATCGACTCTCCCGCACCGGCCGAGAAGTCGCCGATCAACTGGCTGAACATCTTCTACGCGGCGGAGTGGGCGATCTTCGCCGGATTCGCGTTCTATCTCTGGTACCGCCTGGCACGGGATGCCTGGGAGCGCGAGGTCGAGGAATTCGAGGATTCCCACACCTGAGGCGTCCGCCTGGTGACCATCCGATGACGGGCCGGCGAAGACTCTTGCCGGATGTCGGGAGTCGGGCCTAGGGTCACTTCATGCGCGTGCGCGTCCTCGCGCACGCGAAGGCTGATCCACGAGATCCGTCGACCTACCCTGAACGAGGAGACCGCATTCATGATGCCCGACCCCGCCGACCGGAACCGCGCTGTTCCCGTCGCACCACAGAGGAAGCGGGGGCGCATCGCGGCGCTCGCGCTCACCACGGCGTTCACGATGAGCATGGGAGCGCTCATCGCAGCCCCCGCCGCCATGGCGGATGTCGCCGGCACCGGCGTCGTGATCAACGAGGCGTACCTGTCGGGCGGCAGCGCAGGCGCCGCCTTCAAGAACAAGTTCATCGAGCTGTACAACCCGACCGACAAGGACGTCGTCCTCGACGGGATGTCGCTGCAGTACCGCTCGGCGACCGGCACCGGCGCCTCCAACGGCGTCGTCGCGCTCAAGGGCACCATCAAGGCCGGCGGCTACTTCCTCGTGCAGGCGAACAGCAACGGCACAGCCGGTGCTGACCTTCCTGCGCCGGACCAGACCAGCACGCTGACCCCGAGCGGCACCACGGGCACCATCGCGCTCGTGCAGTCGACCACGGCCGTGACGCTGCCCGTCGGCGACGCAGCCGGTTCGTCCGGAGTCGTCGATCTGCTCGGCTACGGCGCCTCCAACACGTTCGAGGGCGCCGTTGCCGGCGCTCCGGCCGGAAACACCGATGTGAAGTCGCTGAACCGCACCGACGGCAAGGACACCGATAGCAACAAGGCCGACTTCTCGCTCTCGGCATCCATCACGCCCACCGGATCCGGCAGCACCGGCGGCACCGACCCCGAGCCGAGCATCACGGCGACGATCGCCGAGGTGCAGGGCACCAAGGACGTCTCACCGCTCAGCGGCCAGAACGTCACCGTCCAGGGCGTGATCACCGCCGACTACCGCACGGGCGGGTACAAGGGCATCGTCATCCAGACCGCCGGCTCCGGCGGCGCGAACGACAGCACGCCCGGCGCCTCCGACGGCGTCTTCGTGTTCCTCGACGACAAGAGCGTGCCAGGCGAGATCGGCGACCTCGTCTCGGTGACCGGCGTGGTCGGCGAGCGGTTCGGGCAGACGCAGATCGTCCCTGCAGCGGCATCCGCCGTCACGGTGGTCACCGCCTCCGTCGGCGTCCCCGCGGCGACCGCACTGCCGACCAGCGTGGTCGGCACGGCACGCGAGGCGTACGAGAACATGCTCGTCTCGCCCACCGGCGACTACCTCGTGGCCTCCAGCCACCAGCTCTTCAACTTCGGCACGCTGTGGCTGAACCCCGAGGAGCTCAACGTCAAGAGCACCGAGCTCAAGCGCCCCGGTGCCGGAGCGGATGCCATCGCCGCCGCCAACCGCGCCGACCGCATCCTGCTCGATGACGGCTACAGCATCCAGGTCACCAACAAGGATCACCCGGCCGACCAGCCCTACTTCACGAAGGACGTCGTCGTCCGCAATGGCGACGCGGTCGACTTCACGGGCCGCTCCTACGTGTTGCAGTACGGATTCGATGACTGGCGTCTGCAGCCTGTGACGCCGCTTGACAGCGCCTCGCCCGCCGACCGGAAGGTGTCGTTCACGACGAACAACCCCCGTCCCGAGGTGCCGGCGGTCGGCGGAGACCTGCAGGTCGCGTCGTTCAACGTCTACAACTACTTCACGACCCTCTCGGAAGACGACGAGGACGCCCGTGGCGCGGAGAACGCCGCCGAGTTCGCGATCCAGAAGTCGAAGATCGTCGCAGCGATCAACGGCCTCGACGCCGAGGTCGTCTCGCTTATGGAGATCGAGAACTCGGTCAAGTTCGGCAAGCCCGCCGACACGGCGCTCGCAGACCTCGTCGACGGCCTCAACGCCGCCGCGGGCAGCGATGTGTGGGCGTACGTGCCCACGCCGAAGGCGCTGAACGACGCCGCGACGACGGACTTCATCAAGAACGCGATCATCTACAAGAAGAAGGCCGTCAAGCCCGTCGGCGCGAGCTCGACGATCGTCGACGAGAGCGTGTGGGACATCGCCCGTGAGCCGATCGCCCAGGCGTTCTCGTTCAAGGGCAGGACGATCACGGTCGTCGCGAACCACTTCAAGTCCAAGGGCGGCGACGGCGAGGAGCCGGCCGACGGCCAGGGCCAGTTCAACGCCGAGCGCGTCGAGCAGGCGAAGTCGGTGCTCGCGTTCACCGAGCAGCTCGCCACGCAGAGCCGCAGCGATGACATGCTGCTGATCGGCGACTTCAACGCCTACAGCGAAGAGGACCCGATCCGGGTGTTCACCGACGCCGGCTGGAGCGACCTCGTCGACGACAAGACCGCAGGGCAGTACACCTACACGTTCGACGGCGAGCTCGGCTCGCTCGACCACGTCATCGCATCCCCGTCGCTGAAGAGCTCGATCACGGGGCGGCGGTATGGGGCATCAACTCGCCCGAGTGGAGCGATCGCGGCTACGCGTACGGCGCGGCCGAGACCGGCACGCCCTACCGCTCGAGCGACCACGACCCGATCCTCGTCGGCATCGCCAAGAAGGCGAAGGATGTGCCGGTCAGCATCGACATCGCCACGATCAACGACTTCCACGGCCGGATCGAGGCGAACGGCGCCAGCGCCGGGGCCGCGGTCCTGGCGGGAGCGGTCGATCAGCTGCGCGACGAGAACCCGAACACGATCTTCGCCGCGGCCGGCGACCTGATCGGCGCATCGACGTTCACGTCGTTCATCAACGATGACAACCCCACGATCGACGCGCTCAACGCGGCCGGCCTCGACGTCAGCGCGGCGGGCAACCACGAGTTCGACCAGGGCTGGGAGGACCTGCGCGACCGCGTGCAGGAGCGCGCCGACTGGGAGTACATCTCCTCGAACGTATTCCTCACCGAGACCGGCGAGCCGGCTCTCGCGCCCGCCTGGGTCAAGGAGCTCGACGGCGTTCGCGTCGGCTTCGTCGGAGCCGTCACCGAGGACCTCACCTCGCTCGTCTCCCCGGCCGGAATCGCGGATCTCGAGGTGCGCAGCATCGTCGACTCGGTCAACGCGGTCGCCGACGACCTCACCGACGGCAAGGCCGGCAACGGTGAGGCCGACGTCGTCATCCTGCTGGTGCACGAAGGCGCGACGACCTCCGACCTCTCGTCGATCACACCGGACTCGCCGCTGGGCGAGATCGTCTACGGCGTGGACGACGACGTGGATGCCATCGTCTCGGCCCACACCCACCTCGCCTACAACCACGTCATCGACGGTCGCCCCGTCGTCTCGGCGGGTCAGTATGGCGAGAACCTCGGCGTGATGAACCTGCAGTTCCAGGTGAAGAAGAACAAGGTCGAGCTGCTCTCGATCACCAACGAGATCCGGCCGCTGGCCGGCAACTACCCGGCCGACGCCGAGGTCCAGGCGATCGTCGACAAGGCCACCGCCGAGGCCGACGTGCTCGGTGCCGTCAAGGTGGGCAGCATCTCGGGCGACTTCAACCGCGCTCGTCTGAGCACAGGCAGGGAGAACCGCGGTGGCGAGTCCACCATCGGCAACTTCGTCGCCGACGTGCAGAAGTGGGCCACCGACGCCGACCTCGCCCTGATGAACCCGGGTGGCATCCGCGCCGACCTCACCTACGCGTCGTCGGGCGCGAGCGACCCCGACGGCAACGTCACCTACCGCGAGGCGGCGACGGTGCAGCCGTTCGCCAACACGCTGGTCACGCTGCAGCTGACCGGAGCCCAGTTGAAGGCGGTGCTGGAAGAGCAGTGGCAGCCGGCCGGTGCGAGCCGACCGTTCCTGAAGCTGGGCGTGTCGAAGGGGCTGTCGTACACGTACGACCCCGCGGCGCCTCAGGGCCAGCGCATCACGTCGATCACGCTCAACGGCACCGCGGTCGACCCGGCCGCCTCGTACAAGGTCGCGGCGAACTCGTTCCTCGCCGCCGGAGGCGACAACTTCGGCACGCTCGCACAGGGCACGAACAAGGCCGACACCGGGAAGATCGACCTGCAGTCGATGGTCGACTGGTTCGCGGCGAACGCCGCTGACGACGCCACGGCTGCCGCGCCGGACCTGGTCCAGCGTGCAGTCGGCGCGACGGTCACCCCCGCAGCCGGCAGCTATCAGGCCGGCCAGCAGGTCACCGTGGCGCTCTCATCGCTCGCATTCAGCGCGGGCGAGCAGAAGCCGACCGAGGTCAGCTTCGCCATCGGCGAGGTCCAGCTGGGCACGGCGGCGGTCGACGGGGCGATCGTCGACACCACCGACGAGGGAGGGCGAGCGTCGTTCACCTTCACCGTTCCGGCCGGTGTCGCGGGTCAGACCCTCACGGCGACGCCGAACGTGGGCGCAGCCGTGACGCTCCCGCTGGTGTTCGGCTGACAACGCACGGACGAAGACGGAGGCCGCCGGGACGATCCCGGCGGCCTTCGTCGTGTCCCGATCGGGCGCCGCACCCGGCACACCGGCGCACCCCGATCCGGCGGCTAGAATGGAGGGCATGCCCGAGCCCAGAGTCGCCAGCTTTCCGGCGATCCGCGGAGCGCTGAAGTTCTACCAGATCGCCTCGATCATCACCGGCGTCATGCTGCTGCTGCTCTGTGCCGAGATGGTGCTGAAGTACACGCCGATCCACCTCGAACTGTTCCTCGGAGGATCCGGCGGGCCGCTCTGGTTC
It encodes:
- a CDS encoding SURF1 family protein produces the protein MTQSQPAAPLEFPPTLREVMLRGRWIGVLVLCLVVAGVFAWLGQWQLSRAIDTDPPPPGATEQVRPLADVIEPGQYLPEPLGGQKVTTSGEWVAEDFIVISSRFNRDEEGYWVTGQLRVAERTSIAVALGWAPTREKADAAAEALARAEGAPVSLTGRIIDDEGVEVPPADDIHALTRMSPAALLGQWHDVEQLDMYRPYLASLTAPAGLVDIDSPAPAEKSPINWLNIFYAAEWAIFAGFAFYLWYRLARDAWEREVEEFEDSHT
- a CDS encoding ExeM/NucH family extracellular endonuclease, giving the protein MMPDPADRNRAVPVAPQRKRGRIAALALTTAFTMSMGALIAAPAAMADVAGTGVVINEAYLSGGSAGAAFKNKFIELYNPTDKDVVLDGMSLQYRSATGTGASNGVVALKGTIKAGGYFLVQANSNGTAGADLPAPDQTSTLTPSGTTGTIALVQSTTAVTLPVGDAAGSSGVVDLLGYGASNTFEGAVAGAPAGNTDVKSLNRTDGKDTDSNKADFSLSASITPTGSGSTGGTDPEPSITATIAEVQGTKDVSPLSGQNVTVQGVITADYRTGGYKGIVIQTAGSGGANDSTPGASDGVFVFLDDKSVPGEIGDLVSVTGVVGERFGQTQIVPAAASAVTVVTASVGVPAATALPTSVVGTAREAYENMLVSPTGDYLVASSHQLFNFGTLWLNPEELNVKSTELKRPGAGADAIAAANRADRILLDDGYSIQVTNKDHPADQPYFTKDVVVRNGDAVDFTGRSYVLQYGFDDWRLQPVTPLDSASPADRKVSFTTNNPRPEVPAVGGDLQVASFNVYNYFTTLSEDDEDARGAENAAEFAIQKSKIVAAINGLDAEVVSLMEIENSVKFGKPADTALADLVDGLNAAAGSDVWAYVPTPKALNDAATTDFIKNAIIYKKKAVKPVGASSTIVDESVWDIAREPIAQAFSFKGRTITVVANHFKSKGGDGEEPADGQGQFNAERVEQAKSVLAFTEQLATQSRSDDMLLIGDFNAYSEEDPIRVFTDAGWSDLVDDKTAGQYTYTFDGELGSLDHVIASPSLKSSITGRRYGASTRPSGAIAATRTARPRPARPTARATTTRSSSASPRRRRMCRSASTSPRSTTSTAGSRRTAPAPGPRSWRERSISCATRTRTRSSPRPAT
- a CDS encoding bifunctional metallophosphatase/5'-nucleotidase, encoding MEANGASAGAAVLAGAVDQLRDENPNTIFAAAGDLIGASTFTSFINDDNPTIDALNAAGLDVSAAGNHEFDQGWEDLRDRVQERADWEYISSNVFLTETGEPALAPAWVKELDGVRVGFVGAVTEDLTSLVSPAGIADLEVRSIVDSVNAVADDLTDGKAGNGEADVVILLVHEGATTSDLSSITPDSPLGEIVYGVDDDVDAIVSAHTHLAYNHVIDGRPVVSAGQYGENLGVMNLQFQVKKNKVELLSITNEIRPLAGNYPADAEVQAIVDKATAEADVLGAVKVGSISGDFNRARLSTGRENRGGESTIGNFVADVQKWATDADLALMNPGGIRADLTYASSGASDPDGNVTYREAATVQPFANTLVTLQLTGAQLKAVLEEQWQPAGASRPFLKLGVSKGLSYTYDPAAPQGQRITSITLNGTAVDPAASYKVAANSFLAAGGDNFGTLAQGTNKADTGKIDLQSMVDWFAANAADDATAAAPDLVQRAVGATVTPAAGSYQAGQQVTVALSSLAFSAGEQKPTEVSFAIGEVQLGTAAVDGAIVDTTDEGGRASFTFTVPAGVAGQTLTATPNVGAAVTLPLVFG